GGTGATAGCTAAGCGCGTGCGCATACTTGCATCTTCAGGTAAGTAATGGGTTTGCTGATCATCCCAAACCTGAATCCGATGCTCAAGTCGACGAAGAAAAATATATGCGGAGCTAAGCGCCTCTACCTCATCAGTTGGCAATATTCCTCGACTTCTAATTAAGTCAAGCACCTTTAAGGTTGGACGCACTCTAAAGCGAGGGTCAGTGCCACCGCGCATGAGTTGGAACATTTGCGCAAGAAATTCTATCTCTCGAATACCGCCACGTCCCAGCTTAATGTCATGTGATCGACCTTGATAACCCATAGACCGCTTCTCTGCTTCATGCTGAATTTGTGCATGCAGTTCTCGAATCGAAGCAATGACGCCATAGTCCAAATGCCGTCTATATACAAACGGACGTATGAGCTGATCTAAGGCTTTTTCACAACGGGAATAATCCTGCGAGCCAGGCAGGGGAGTAATCAGTCTGCCTTTAATCCAAGCATAGCGCTCCCATTCCCTACCCTGAACTACTAAATACTCTTCCAACATATCAAGACTGCAAACCAGTGGACCCGAGTCTCCATTAGGTCGTAAGCGCATGTCTACGCGAAACACAAATCCATTGGCATCATGCTCAGATAAAAGCCTCATTAGACGCTTACCCATGCGATCGAACCATTCATGATTTGATAAGCTTTTGGGGCCACCCTGCGTTTCACCCTCATGCTCATACAAAAATATCAAATCAATATCAGAGGAAAGATTAAGCTCATAACCGCCTAACTTACCCATACCCACCACCATCAGCGGCATTTCAGAGTTGCTTGATTGACTCCACGGTAATCCAAAGCGGTCTTGTAAATCACGGCGAATAAATGTAATGCAATCTGCAATAGCGAATTGGGCGAAATGACTAAGGCTATGAGTCACCTCATCTAAGGTAGCCATGCCATGAAGGTCACGATAAGCTAACCACAGCATGAGTTGCTGACGAGCCAAACGCAAAGCAGCCATAAATTGCGCTTCATCATGGTGGGCACCAAGGTCAGCAATCTTGCAAGATTCGAGTAAGCCCTGTATGCCATGCAAATCAATTGCTTGGCAGCCATGGTCCCTGAGCCACTCGCGCCACTCTGGCTTAGCATGTAGCCAACGCCGGGCATAGTTGGAGTGCTGCTCTAAAAAGTCGATTTGCCTAGAAAAATCATCCATACCCCCATCTTAATGCCGACCAAAAGTCAGACCACAGAAGCTTGGCGGTCATATAGAGCCTGACGGATAATAGAGCCTATGCTGCAAAAGATCATTCCGCCTCGCCTCAAGAGCGTGTTAGCAAAACGTCCTCCAGGTTTTGGTGCTGGATGGCGTAATCGCGCACTGGTTCTGATCGGTATTGCATTAGCTCTTTTTGTGATTGGCCACCTTGGCGTTCGTTATGTTCTGTGGCCCCAAATTGAAAAATCCAAATCCTCAGTTGAAAAACTCATTAGCGCACGCGTTGGGGTCAATGTGTCTATTGATGATCTCAGGGTTTCTTGGACCGGAATACGGCCTGCCTTTGAAATGGATGGATTGCGCTTTAGCAATCCCGATCAAACAAAAGCATTGCTCAAGATAGAAAAAATTTATGGTCAACTGAGCTGGAAATCTTTTTACCACCTCGCGCCATATTTTCATGAGATCCATTTAGAAAATGCTGAAATTTATGTGCAACGGAATTCCAAGGGAATCATTACGATCGCCGGAATTCAGATTGATAGCGGCACGAGTGATTACTCGGCGGAGAATTGGCTATTTTCTCAAGACGCCATTGATGTTAGTAAGGTTAGTCTAAATTGGGATGACCAGCTCAATAAAAAACCACTGAGTACGGTTGAAGTTTTGAATTTATCTCTCACCAATGGCATACGAAGCCATCAAGGCTCAATTACTGCAACCACTCCATGGACCAAAGGCATTACTGAGGTCAAGGTTGATTTCGTACACCACATTGGTGGCCAAGCTGGGAATTGGCATGACTGGATTGGAACGGCAACCTGGAACCTAACAGACTTAGACCTAAACCAAATCTCCAAAGACTTTAAGCTGGGGCTAAATACCTTAGAAGGTTTATTAAGCTCCAATGGCAACTTAAAAATTGATAATGCGAAGCCTGATGGCGGAGAATTTTTTGTCGCAGTGGATAACCTTGTAGTGCAATCGTCAAAAAGTGAAGAAGCCATTGCACTTGGACGGCTTGAAGCGAATCTTCTTCAAGATACAGATGATGGCCTCATCGCAATATCGACTAAAACATTTGCCTGGCGCGAGATGGGTAGCCCAAAGTCTACGCCGCTTGAAAAACTCAGTCCAATGACATTTCGCTGGCGCCCGCCTGGCGCAGATGGAGAAATCAAAGAATTTGGATTCTCGTCTCCAAAGATTTCTGTTGAAGATGTTGCATTATTTGCATTAAATCTTCCGCTCTCCAAAAAAGTGCACCAATGGATTAAGACTTCACAGGCCGAAGGAGATCTTGAGAACTTAGATATTCATTGGTCAGAAAGTAAATCAGCGCTATCTGCGCTAAATATTCCTGGAGGTTGGTTCAAATCCAATAAATTGGATTTCACCATCAGCGCCCAGCTGATTAATCTGAGCTTTGTTGGCGTCAACAAATTAATACCCTCAGTATCCAATCTTTCTGGTTTTGTTACCAGCAACCAAAAGGAAGGTAGCTTTTCTCTAAACTCCAATGATCTTGGGCTGGAGATTTATGACCTACTGGAAGATCCAAAGATTCAATTGGATCGCGCAAACGGCCAAATCACTTGGGCCAAACAAAGGGGTCAATGGGTCATCAATACCAAGAAACTCTCTCTAAGTAACCCAGAAATTACCACTAACCTCAGCTTGAACTACATCATTGGCAATCCGAAGGAAGCTGACTTCATGGCTTTAGATATGGACTTTCAAAAAGCCAATCTCAAAACTGCCTATCGTTACCTGCCCGTTGGAATGGGTAAAGATGTGAGGGTATATTTAAGTAAAGCATTCGACTCGGGCGTTATTCAAAATGGCAGTCTGCACATTAAAGGCGACCCCAACCAAGTCCCATTTCCAGATAAACAACAGGGAGAATTCAGTCTAAACCTTCCTATATCAAACGCAGCCTTTAGTCCCGTTCCAACGCTTCCAAGTAGTCAAGGCACCTGGTCGACCTTTAGCAATGTCAATGGCAACATTGCAATGGCAAATTCTCATTTCACAGTAGACATTGCTAATGCAAATTACAAACAAGTTGCACTCAATACATTCCACGCAGAAATCCCTAACGTTAGCGCAAATCAATTAACACTTAGCGTAAATGGCAAAGCAAGTGGTGATGCGCCGCAGTTGCTTGAGTATTTTTATGCCTCGCCCGCTGGAAAAAAACAAAGCAAGCTTGAGCAAAATCTTCGCGTCAGTGGGCCGGTCAATATAAACCTCGGCCTTAAGGTTCCACTCTCTGGCTCTGCTGATACTAGTTTTGGTTTGAAACTCGACCTGCCTGGCAATAAAGCAGAATGGGCTGACATACCCCCTTTTGAAAATCTTAAAGGCACTATTCGCATTACTGAAGCCAACCCGGAGTTTGAGGATGTTTCTGCAAACTTCTTGGGCGGCTCTATCAAAATCACCAGTGCAGATCAGAGTAACCATAATCAACACTTCAAGATCGCTGGTGACATACAAGCAAATTTTGTAAAAGATTATTTTGCAAATAACCCTCGCTCAGCATTAAATCCAATATTGAATGCCATGAATGGTTCCATCAAATACGATGGGGCTATCAGCTTCAATAAATTTGGTAGCGAATCTAACCTACGTTTTGATCTGAAAAATTGGTCGCTAAATGCACCTGCACCCGCTAAAAAATTAGCAGGTTCGCCAATGAGTGCTGAACTCAATGTGAAGACTTTCACCAACGATAAGTCCAGCCCGAATCGTGCGAGCTGGTCCGGAAAAATTGGTGACCTCTATGCCATACAAGGCGTCATTAACCGTGATGATGAATTGCGCTATAGCCTCGGAGTGGGCGCGATGCCCACCCTACCGCAGCAAGGCTTTCACTTGAACCTAGCTAGCAATGAATTGAATCTCGATGCCTGGCAAGATTTCTTAGGCAATAAGAAGGTTGCTCGGGATCAAGGATCTGAGACAAATACGGGCAATGTTCAAATAACAGCCCAAGTTAAGAAACTCACTGCGATGGATCGCTATTGGCAGGATTTCAACATATCAGCTAGCAACAAAAAGAATATATGGGACTTACGACTCATATCACCCCAGATTTCTGGGCAGCTTCAATATCAAGAAGCTAGCAAGGCACATACCAGCGGCCTTGTATCTGGACGCCTAATAAAGCTAAAGCTTCCCGACCCCATCCCGGAGGTCGCCACTAAGACGAATACCATCGCCCAGAAATCACTTAACCCCGAATCAATCCCGAGCTTAGATCTCACGATTGAAGATTTTTCTTGGTCAAGAGCTCAGCTCGGTCAGCTGAAGATTAAGACAAATACAAATGACAACGTATTAAAAATGGATTCAATCCAAGCCAATAACCCGCAGGGAGTCACATCAATTAACGGCCAGTGGCGTGGAAACTCAAAAAATGCTGTGGATCACACCACCCTCAACATCAATATGGATGTGAAAGATGCCGGCCAAATTATTGCTCACTGGTCTACTCAAAAATCCATCGAAGGTGGTCAAGGCAATGTCACCGCCAATGTGGAATGGGATGGTTCTCCTTATAACCCCAAATATGAAACACTCACAGGCAAGGCGAGCTTGAATCTTGAAAAAGGTCGACTGCTTGAGGTCAATACCAGTGGCGCCAAAATTCTGGATGTTCTAAGCCTACAAAGTTTATTTAGATTCGCAACGCTAGATCTCAAAGGCAGTCTTGGCAACATTGTTACTAAGGGAACGCCCTTCAACTCTATTACCAGTAATTTTGATATTGGCAATGGCATTGCGCAAACCCAGCAATTTAATATGAATTTAGATCAAGCGCGTGTTGCCATGAGCGGTCAAATTAATATTCCAAAACAAACCCAAGACTTACGCATCACCATCTTCCCAACCATTGATGCCACTGCTGGATCTCTAGCTGCTTTTGCCATCAACCCCATTGTCGGCTTAGGGGCCTTAGTTGGGCAGTACTTGCTCACCAGTCAAATCAATCGCAGCTTACAGTCAGATTACTTGGTACAAGGATCTTGGGAAGATCCCGAAGTGATTCCTTTGAACCAACAAGGCCAACCTATTGACTCGAAGACCTTCGATAGCATTCGCAGCAAAGAGTTGCTCAAAGAACAAAGTAAACCTAACTCAAGCAATACGCCAAGCACAAGCAATCCAAATACTTCTGGAAACATCCCTAAAGCGACTAACTAGATTCCGATGAGCACACTAACAAATACAACTGAACTACAAATCGCTTCTGTACAAATGGTCTCTACTCCTGATCTACAGGAAAACCTAAATACCGCAGGTAGACTTATTCGTGCAGCCACACGCGCTGGAGCCAAGCTTGTAGTGTTACCGGAATACTTTTGCTTAATGGGCCTGAAAGATACTGACAAAGTGCGGGCTCGGGAGAGTCTTGGTCACGGCCCAATTCAAGAGCAACTAGCGAGTTTTGCTAAAGAAAATCAAATATTTTTAGTAGCAGGAACGATTCCACTAGAAGCAAAAGATCTTGGCAAAGTACTAAATACCATGCTGACTTTTAATCCGACTGGACAGCGAATTGGACGTTACGACAAAATTCATCTTTTCGGCTATCAAACTCAGACCGAGCGTTACCAAGAATCTGAAACGATTGAGGCGGGTAATTCGCCGGGGGTCCTCACAATTTCTCACAACAATCATGACTGGACTTTTGGGCTGAGCATCTGCTATGACTTGAGATTTCCAGAACTTTACCGAGCAATGGGTGCCGTAGATTGCCACATCATTCCTGCTGCCTTTACATACACAACCGGCAAAGCACATTGGGAAATTCTTTTACGTGCTCGCGCTATCGAAAATCAAAGCTACGTCTTGGCCTCAGCACAAGGTGGAACGCACCTGAATCAAAGGCGCACTTGGGGGCATAGCATGCTAGTTGACCCATGGGGTAGTGTATTGGCTGACCTACCTGAAGGAGAGGGCTTTATTTCTGGTACTTTATGCAAAGAAAAATTAAACGAGGTACGCTCTCAGTTACCAGCACTTGCACATCGCAAGCTTTAAGGAAAGATCTGCCGAATCACATGAACGCACCAGAAGCACTATTTCCAGCAAATTGGACAAAAGCCAAAAAGCAGGCAGACCTCATTAAATTAGCCAAATCTATTTTGTTAGAACCGACCGGCCTAACAGAGCAAGATCTTCATCGTACATTTGGGAATATGTTTTCTCATCGTTTGGATGATGCAGACCTCTATTTTCAACATACACGTAGTGAAAGCTGGAGTCTTGAAGAAGGCATCGTTAAATCTGGTAGCTTCAATATTGATCAAGGTGTTGGTGTTCGCGCCATCTACGGCGATAAAACTGCTTTTGCCTATTCGGATGAAATTAACCTAGACGCTTTGAGTAAAGCTGCTAAAGCCACGCGCGTCATTGGTCCTGAAGGCGGCAAACAGGCTGTGGCAAGCAAATTATTTAATCCTGTTTCAAACAAACTTTATTCCGATCTCAACCCCTTAGAATCATTACAACCCAAAGAAAAAATTGCCTTACTGGAAAGCATCGAACGTCGCGCAAAAGCCCGTGATCCACGCATCATTCAGGTAATGGCAAGTTTGGCCGGTGAGTTTGACGTTGTTCTTGTGGCTAGAGCAGATGGATTACTAGCAGCAGATATTCGACCACTGGTTCGAGTGTCTGTGCATGTGATTGCAGAACAAAACGGTCGTCGCGAATCTGGCTCCTCGGGTGGCGGCGCACGCCATGACTATCGTTACTTTGATACTGAATTGATTAATCGCTACGTTGATGAAGCCGTTGATGGCGCGCTCGTTAATCTTGAATCACGCCCTGCACCTGCAGGTCCAATGACGGTAGTGATGGGTCCTGGTTGGCCAGGAGTCCTCTTACATGAAGCTGTGGGCCATGGCCTAGAGGGTGACTTCAATCGCAAAGGTTCTTCTGCCTTTGCTGGATGCATCGGCCAACGTGTTGCTGCCAAAGGGGTTACCGTAGTTGATGATGGAACATTATCTGGACGCAGGGGCTCACTCAACATTGATGACGAAGGCACCCCGACTCAATGCACTACCCTCATTGAAGATGGGATCCTGAAGGGCTATATTCAAGACAGCTTGAATGCTCGACTCATGAATATGCCTCTTACTGGCAATGGTCGCCGCGAAAGTTTTGCATCTCTGCCAATGCCACGCATGACCAATACTTATATGCTGGCTGGCAAGGATGACCCTCAAGAAATTGTAGCGAGTATCAAACGAGGTCTCTATGCAGTCAACTTTGGCGGCGGTCAAGTGGACATCACTAGCGGAAAATTTGTATTCTCCGCTTCAGAAGCTTACTGGGTTGAAAACGGAAAAATCCAATATCCCGTCAAAGGCGCCACCATCATCGGCAGTGGCCCTGAGTCCCTAAAACAGGTTTCCATGATTGGCAATGACCTCAAATTAGATGGCGGGGTCGGGGTTTGTGGCAAAGAAGGTCAAAGCGTACCGGTCGGGGTTGGACAGCCCACTTTAAGGATCGACAGCCTCACTGTTGGCGGCACCGCCTGAAATTGGCAAATTACGGCTTAAAATAACCGTATGAGCCAACAAAATACGAATCCCGCTAATTGGTACTCCGCCGTTGATAAAACGTCGGATACCGACGATCAACGCATTGACAACATCTCCGTTCTGCCGCCGCCAGAACATTTAATTCGCTTCTTTCCGATTTCTGGAACTCCAACGGAAGCGTTGATCAGCAAAACCCGTAAAAAAATCCGCGACATTATTCACGGCAAAGATGATCGTTTGCTTGTCATTATTGGACCATGCTCGATTCATGATCCAAGAGCAGCATTGGAATATTGTCAAAGACTCTTAGCCGAGCGTGATCGCTTTGCTGGTGAATTAGAGATTGTGATGCGTGTGTATTTCGAAAAACCACGCACTACAGTTGGCTGGAAAGGTTTGATTAATGACCCTTACCTCGACGAGTCTTATCGTATCGAAGAAGGTTTGCGTCTTGCTCGCCAAGTCTTAATGGAAATTAACCGCCTCGGCATGCCAGCGGGCAGCGAATTCTTAGATGTCATTTCTCCGCAATACATTGCCGACCTGATTTCTTGGGGTGCAATTGGCGCACGCACAACCGAAAGCCAAGTACACCGTGAACTTGCTTCAGGTTTATCTGCGCCAATCGGATTTAAGAATGGCACTGATGGCAATATCAAAATTGCTACCGATGCAATTCAAGCAGCAGGGCGTCCTCACCACTTTTTATCCGTTCATAAAAACGGCCAAGTATCTGTTGTGGAAACTAAAGGCAATAAGGATTGTCACGTTATTTTGCGCGGAGGCAAAGAGCCTAACTATGAGGCCAAATTTGTCGAGGCTGCATGCTCAGAGCTAGAAGCTGGCAAGCTTCGCGGCAGTTTGATGGTTGATCTCTCACACGCCAATTCAAGCAAAAAACATGAACGTCAAATCGTTGTAGCCGATGACATTGCTAAGCAAATTGAATCTGGTTCACATCAAATTTTTGGCGTTATGGTGGAAAGTCACCTCAATGATGGTGCTCAGAAATTTACACCTGGAAAAGATGATCCTAGCAAGCTTGAGTACGGCAAGAGCATTACTGATGCTTGCATTAATTGGGATGATTCAGTTAAGGTGCTTGAGCGTCTTGCAAATGCAGTCAAAAAACGGAGAAGCAAGAAGAAGTAATGTATTGTTAATCGAGTAACTACTAAAAAGAGGCTAATTTATTTAGTCTCTTTTTTTTCGTGCTTCCACAACACATCTGTTTCACCCGCTGCACGATTCAGAATGCGCGCAATAACAAACAGTAAGTCGGACAAACGATTGACGTATTGACGCGGTGAATCATACAAAGGCTCTTCCCAGCCTAAGCGCACAATCGAACGCTCTGCTCTTCTGCAAACGGTGCGACAAACGTGTGCTTGAGCAGCAGCACGCGTACCACCTGGCAAAATAAATTCAGTTAGCGGAGGAAGTTGCTTGTTGTACTTCTCCAACCAAACATCCAATTGAGCTACATGATCTGGATTGAGCAATTTGTAATTCGGAATGCAGAGCTCACCACCCAAATCAAATAAATCGTGCTGGATCTGCAAAAAGAGGGTTTTTAACTCGTTAGCAATACTTTCTGGGATCGCTTCAGTCATCAAAGCACCGATTTCTGAGTTGAGCTCATCGACATCACCCATGGCACAAATACGCAAATGATCCTTCTCAACGCGACTTCCGTCTCCAAGGCCAGTCATGCCAGCATCACCAGTTCTGGTGGCGATTTTTGATAGTCGATTTCCCATGAGCTTAATTATAGGTAAATGGCTAAAATGATTGTCATGAATATGGTGACCCCGCCCCCCGATCTGGCCGCTATTAGCGCCCTTCAGTCCAAACTGGTTAAGGCCTTACGCCCAATCCTCCCGGAATATGCACTGCTTTGGGAGCCTGAAGACACGATTCCTTATGAATGTGATGGTTTGGCAGCCTATCGTCGCATACCATTGGCTGTTGCCCTGCCTGAAACGGAAGAGCAAGTAGCTCAAATCCTCAAGATTTGTTTTGAGATGCAAATTCCAGTAGTACCTCGCGGATCCGGAACGGGCCTTTCAGGTGGTGCCATGCCGATTTCTCAAGGTCTTGTACTTTCATTGGCTAAGTTAAAAAAGATTTTGAGCGTCGATCCATTTACTCGTACCGCAGTAGTTCAGCCAGGTGTGCGTAATTTGGCCATCTCTGAAGCTGTTGGACATTTAGGTTTGTATTACGCACCAGATCCTTCATCTCAGATTGCCTGCTCTATTGGTGGCAATGTGAATGAAAACTCTGGGGGCGTGCATTGCTTG
Above is a genomic segment from Polynucleobacter wuianus containing:
- a CDS encoding cob(I)yrinic acid a,c-diamide adenosyltransferase → MGNRLSKIATRTGDAGMTGLGDGSRVEKDHLRICAMGDVDELNSEIGALMTEAIPESIANELKTLFLQIQHDLFDLGGELCIPNYKLLNPDHVAQLDVWLEKYNKQLPPLTEFILPGGTRAAAQAHVCRTVCRRAERSIVRLGWEEPLYDSPRQYVNRLSDLLFVIARILNRAAGETDVLWKHEKKETK
- a CDS encoding YhdP family protein translates to MLQKIIPPRLKSVLAKRPPGFGAGWRNRALVLIGIALALFVIGHLGVRYVLWPQIEKSKSSVEKLISARVGVNVSIDDLRVSWTGIRPAFEMDGLRFSNPDQTKALLKIEKIYGQLSWKSFYHLAPYFHEIHLENAEIYVQRNSKGIITIAGIQIDSGTSDYSAENWLFSQDAIDVSKVSLNWDDQLNKKPLSTVEVLNLSLTNGIRSHQGSITATTPWTKGITEVKVDFVHHIGGQAGNWHDWIGTATWNLTDLDLNQISKDFKLGLNTLEGLLSSNGNLKIDNAKPDGGEFFVAVDNLVVQSSKSEEAIALGRLEANLLQDTDDGLIAISTKTFAWREMGSPKSTPLEKLSPMTFRWRPPGADGEIKEFGFSSPKISVEDVALFALNLPLSKKVHQWIKTSQAEGDLENLDIHWSESKSALSALNIPGGWFKSNKLDFTISAQLINLSFVGVNKLIPSVSNLSGFVTSNQKEGSFSLNSNDLGLEIYDLLEDPKIQLDRANGQITWAKQRGQWVINTKKLSLSNPEITTNLSLNYIIGNPKEADFMALDMDFQKANLKTAYRYLPVGMGKDVRVYLSKAFDSGVIQNGSLHIKGDPNQVPFPDKQQGEFSLNLPISNAAFSPVPTLPSSQGTWSTFSNVNGNIAMANSHFTVDIANANYKQVALNTFHAEIPNVSANQLTLSVNGKASGDAPQLLEYFYASPAGKKQSKLEQNLRVSGPVNINLGLKVPLSGSADTSFGLKLDLPGNKAEWADIPPFENLKGTIRITEANPEFEDVSANFLGGSIKITSADQSNHNQHFKIAGDIQANFVKDYFANNPRSALNPILNAMNGSIKYDGAISFNKFGSESNLRFDLKNWSLNAPAPAKKLAGSPMSAELNVKTFTNDKSSPNRASWSGKIGDLYAIQGVINRDDELRYSLGVGAMPTLPQQGFHLNLASNELNLDAWQDFLGNKKVARDQGSETNTGNVQITAQVKKLTAMDRYWQDFNISASNKKNIWDLRLISPQISGQLQYQEASKAHTSGLVSGRLIKLKLPDPIPEVATKTNTIAQKSLNPESIPSLDLTIEDFSWSRAQLGQLKIKTNTNDNVLKMDSIQANNPQGVTSINGQWRGNSKNAVDHTTLNINMDVKDAGQIIAHWSTQKSIEGGQGNVTANVEWDGSPYNPKYETLTGKASLNLEKGRLLEVNTSGAKILDVLSLQSLFRFATLDLKGSLGNIVTKGTPFNSITSNFDIGNGIAQTQQFNMNLDQARVAMSGQINIPKQTQDLRITIFPTIDATAGSLAAFAINPIVGLGALVGQYLLTSQINRSLQSDYLVQGSWEDPEVIPLNQQGQPIDSKTFDSIRSKELLKEQSKPNSSNTPSTSNPNTSGNIPKATN
- a CDS encoding carbon-nitrogen hydrolase family protein — translated: MSTLTNTTELQIASVQMVSTPDLQENLNTAGRLIRAATRAGAKLVVLPEYFCLMGLKDTDKVRARESLGHGPIQEQLASFAKENQIFLVAGTIPLEAKDLGKVLNTMLTFNPTGQRIGRYDKIHLFGYQTQTERYQESETIEAGNSPGVLTISHNNHDWTFGLSICYDLRFPELYRAMGAVDCHIIPAAFTYTTGKAHWEILLRARAIENQSYVLASAQGGTHLNQRRTWGHSMLVDPWGSVLADLPEGEGFISGTLCKEKLNEVRSQLPALAHRKL
- a CDS encoding 3-deoxy-7-phosphoheptulonate synthase, translating into MSQQNTNPANWYSAVDKTSDTDDQRIDNISVLPPPEHLIRFFPISGTPTEALISKTRKKIRDIIHGKDDRLLVIIGPCSIHDPRAALEYCQRLLAERDRFAGELEIVMRVYFEKPRTTVGWKGLINDPYLDESYRIEEGLRLARQVLMEINRLGMPAGSEFLDVISPQYIADLISWGAIGARTTESQVHRELASGLSAPIGFKNGTDGNIKIATDAIQAAGRPHHFLSVHKNGQVSVVETKGNKDCHVILRGGKEPNYEAKFVEAACSELEAGKLRGSLMVDLSHANSSKKHERQIVVADDIAKQIESGSHQIFGVMVESHLNDGAQKFTPGKDDPSKLEYGKSITDACINWDDSVKVLERLANAVKKRRSKKK
- the tldD gene encoding metalloprotease TldD; the protein is MNAPEALFPANWTKAKKQADLIKLAKSILLEPTGLTEQDLHRTFGNMFSHRLDDADLYFQHTRSESWSLEEGIVKSGSFNIDQGVGVRAIYGDKTAFAYSDEINLDALSKAAKATRVIGPEGGKQAVASKLFNPVSNKLYSDLNPLESLQPKEKIALLESIERRAKARDPRIIQVMASLAGEFDVVLVARADGLLAADIRPLVRVSVHVIAEQNGRRESGSSGGGARHDYRYFDTELINRYVDEAVDGALVNLESRPAPAGPMTVVMGPGWPGVLLHEAVGHGLEGDFNRKGSSAFAGCIGQRVAAKGVTVVDDGTLSGRRGSLNIDDEGTPTQCTTLIEDGILKGYIQDSLNARLMNMPLTGNGRRESFASLPMPRMTNTYMLAGKDDPQEIVASIKRGLYAVNFGGGQVDITSGKFVFSASEAYWVENGKIQYPVKGATIIGSGPESLKQVSMIGNDLKLDGGVGVCGKEGQSVPVGVGQPTLRIDSLTVGGTA